From a single Phalacrocorax carbo chromosome 10, bPhaCar2.1, whole genome shotgun sequence genomic region:
- the IQCE gene encoding IQ domain-containing protein E isoform X1 has protein sequence MARGAGEAAAEGELGGDSLSVITCESDTEMKLKKKIFNKPPKSPKSPYSSSTQLYPKKAAVWRSVQGTCSARLESAAVKNPRQMWLGSLKQGMSHPLKSDVDMGHMRTSISSSTPEYLKEALGMKKPKHSRSSSNGYVPGTPDYKEKEDMYDEIIELKKTIQAQKNEGDRMKTKLRRLEEENNRKDKQIEQLLDPSRGAELARALSEKKTDNGWVVSGLKQKILKLEQQCKEKDNTINKFQADMKTTNLEEMRMAMETYYEEVHRLQLLLAKSESMRKNTEGRDTQNRLKALKAAVVRLSRNIKELQNENRRLKEDLDHVLGSSPPSNKTKSYSEWSRQRLVRRISELEKKVCAMENTRVSSAGTESSQLLAESSSPSVDLDHPASQQVDHAEECHRLQGLVKKLKSERKALQNLLLNKELDIKQLLQAKAEVELELQKWQSKMEEKSTQEQTLSEEIQNLTQKVGKLDSKLEEEKRQTAEDTMEKLNKSSPVCMVKGKEDHRKEQAAKIIQRQWKMYRNKKEEIALDEAVVMLQAAFRGHLARQKLLPNNGMHDAKSHNKICMSPVSDSLSLSSACEEKDEIATFIQSIFRAHLARTVLLEERPSVSSVPSEKADSAVYITEEKLVSAALQRPPSTFMSSLPEKQQRSKRKKKNKLPLPPAPEKKERKKEKKKTNQLILMPGPLRSNHSLLSLSLWMKLTQTIQMILSLSLRCCR, from the exons ATGGCCCGCGGGGCTGGCGAGGCGGCCGCGGAGGGGGAGCTG GGAGGTGACAGCCTGTCTGTGATAACCTGTGAATCAGATACAGAAATG aagttaaagaagaaaatttttaacaAGCCTCCAAAGTCACCAA AGTCTCCATACAGCTCTAGCACACAACTGTATCCTAAAAAAGCTGCAGTTTGGCGATCTGTGCAGGGAACATGCAGTGCACGTCTTGAGAGTGCAGCTGTAAAAAACCCAAGGCAGATGTGGCTGGGATCACTGAAACAAG GAATGAGCCATCCTCTGAAATCAGATGTTGACATGGGGCATATGCGAACTAGCATTTCTAGTAGCACTCCGGAATATTTGAAGGAAGCTCTAGGAATGAAGAAGCCAAAACATTCTCGTTCTTCTAGTAATG GCTACGTTCCTGGAACTCCTGActacaaggaaaaagaagatatGTATGATGAAATTATAGAGCTGAAAAAG ACAATACAAGCTCAGAAAAATGAGGGAGATCGCATGAAAACTAAGCTACGTCGACTAGAAGAAGAGAACAATAGAAAGGATAAACAGATTGAGCAACTGTTGGATCCCTCCAGG GGCGCTGAGCTGGCACGAGCTTTGTCAGAAAAGAAGACTGATAATGGATGG GTGGTTAGTGGGTTAAAGCAGAAGATTCTCAAGCTAGAACAACAGTGCAAGGAGAAAGACAACACTATTAA CAAATTCCAGGCAGACATGAAGACCACTAATTTGGAAGAAATGAGGATGGCTATGGAAACCTACTATGAAGAG GTTCATCGTCTCCAACTTCTCCTGGCAAAATCTGAGTCTATGAGGAAAAA TACAGAGGGCAGAGATACCCAAAACCGACTAAAGGCACTGAAGGCTGCTGTCGTGAGATTATCCAGGAACATCAAGGAGTTGCAGAATGAGAATCGGAGGCTGAAGGAAGATCTAGATCACGTACTGGGCAGTTCTCCTCCttccaataaaacaaaaa GTTATAGTGAGTGGAGCAGACAGAGGCTGGTGAGACGTATTTCAGAACTAGAAAAA AAAGTGTGTGCCATGGAGAACACCAGGGTATCATCTGCAGGTACTGAATCATCACAGTTACTTGCTGAATCATCTTCACCTTCTGTAGACCTGGATCATCCAGCCTCTCAACAGGTAGACCATGCGGAGGAATGTCATCGCCTCCAAGGGCTAGTGAAGAAACTGAAGAGTGAGAGGAAGGCACTTCAGAATCTCCTACTCAATAAAGA GTTGGATATCAAGCAGTTACTGCAGGCTAAGGCTGAAgtggagctggagctgcagaagtggCAGAGTAAGATGGAAGAAAAGAGTACACAAGAGCAGACTTTAAG TGAGGAAATCCAGAACCTGACACAGAAAGTAGGGAAACTGGACTCAAAattggaggaagagaagaggcaaACAGCAGAAGATACAATGGAAAAGCTTAATAAG TCTTCACCAGTCTGCATGGTTAAAGGCAAAGAAGATCACAGGAAGGAACAAGCAGCCAAAATCATCCAGAGACAGTGGAAGATGTACCGAAACAAG aaagaagaaattgctCTGGATGAG GCAGTTGTTATGCTTCAGGCAGCTTTCAGAGGACATTTAGCACGACAGAAACTGTTACCGAATAACGGGATGCATGATGCAAAATCTCACAACAAG ATCTGCATGTCTCCTGTGTCAGACTCCTTGAGCTTGTCTTCTGCTTGTGAGGAGAAAGATGAGATTGCAACATTTATCCAGTCCATTTTCAGGGCTCACTTAGCACGCACGGTACTGCTTGAGGAGAG GCCCTCTGTGTCCAGTGTGCCAAGTGAGAAAGCAGATTCTGCAGTTTACATTACAGAGGAGAAACTAGTCTCAGCAGCACTCCAGAGACCTCCTTCAACCTTCATGTCATCTCTTCCTG aaaaacagcaaagaagcaaaaggaaaaaaaaaaacaaactaccccttcctcctgccccagagaagaaagaaagaaaaaaagaaaaaaaaaaaacaaaccaactcaTACTCATG
- the IQCE gene encoding IQ domain-containing protein E isoform X2, producing MARGAGEAAAEGELGGDSLSVITCESDTEMKLKKKIFNKPPKSPKSPYSSSTQLYPKKAAVWRSVQGTCSARLESAAVKNPRQMWLGSLKQGMSHPLKSDVDMGHMRTSISSSTPEYLKEALGMKKPKHSRSSSNGKLCYVPGTPDYKEKEDMYDEIIELKKTIQAQKNEGDRMKTKLRRLEEENNRKDKQIEQLLDPSRGAELARALSEKKTDNGWVVSGLKQKILKLEQQCKEKDNTINKFQADMKTTNLEEMRMAMETYYEEVHRLQLLLAKSESMRKNTEGRDTQNRLKALKAAVVRLSRNIKELQNENRRLKEDLDHVLGSSPPSNKTKSYSEWSRQRLVRRISELEKKVCAMENTRVSSAGTESSQLLAESSSPSVDLDHPASQQVDHAEECHRLQGLVKKLKSERKALQNLLLNKELDIKQLLQAKAEVELELQKWQSKMEEKSTQEQTLSEEIQNLTQKVGKLDSKLEEEKRQTAEDTMEKLNKSSPVCMVKGKEDHRKEQAAKIIQRQWKMYRNKKEEIALDEAVVMLQAAFRGHLARQKLLPNNGMHDAKSHNKICMSPVSDSLSLSSACEEKDEIATFIQSIFRAHLARTVLLEERPSVSSVPSEKADSAVYITEEKLVSAALQRPPSTFMSSLPARPSEKQSQPTLPQSVDEAHSDDSDDIVIVSSLLQMKKNYTHF from the exons ATGGCCCGCGGGGCTGGCGAGGCGGCCGCGGAGGGGGAGCTG GGAGGTGACAGCCTGTCTGTGATAACCTGTGAATCAGATACAGAAATG aagttaaagaagaaaatttttaacaAGCCTCCAAAGTCACCAA AGTCTCCATACAGCTCTAGCACACAACTGTATCCTAAAAAAGCTGCAGTTTGGCGATCTGTGCAGGGAACATGCAGTGCACGTCTTGAGAGTGCAGCTGTAAAAAACCCAAGGCAGATGTGGCTGGGATCACTGAAACAAG GAATGAGCCATCCTCTGAAATCAGATGTTGACATGGGGCATATGCGAACTAGCATTTCTAGTAGCACTCCGGAATATTTGAAGGAAGCTCTAGGAATGAAGAAGCCAAAACATTCTCGTTCTTCTAGTAATGGTAAACTGT GCTACGTTCCTGGAACTCCTGActacaaggaaaaagaagatatGTATGATGAAATTATAGAGCTGAAAAAG ACAATACAAGCTCAGAAAAATGAGGGAGATCGCATGAAAACTAAGCTACGTCGACTAGAAGAAGAGAACAATAGAAAGGATAAACAGATTGAGCAACTGTTGGATCCCTCCAGG GGCGCTGAGCTGGCACGAGCTTTGTCAGAAAAGAAGACTGATAATGGATGG GTGGTTAGTGGGTTAAAGCAGAAGATTCTCAAGCTAGAACAACAGTGCAAGGAGAAAGACAACACTATTAA CAAATTCCAGGCAGACATGAAGACCACTAATTTGGAAGAAATGAGGATGGCTATGGAAACCTACTATGAAGAG GTTCATCGTCTCCAACTTCTCCTGGCAAAATCTGAGTCTATGAGGAAAAA TACAGAGGGCAGAGATACCCAAAACCGACTAAAGGCACTGAAGGCTGCTGTCGTGAGATTATCCAGGAACATCAAGGAGTTGCAGAATGAGAATCGGAGGCTGAAGGAAGATCTAGATCACGTACTGGGCAGTTCTCCTCCttccaataaaacaaaaa GTTATAGTGAGTGGAGCAGACAGAGGCTGGTGAGACGTATTTCAGAACTAGAAAAA AAAGTGTGTGCCATGGAGAACACCAGGGTATCATCTGCAGGTACTGAATCATCACAGTTACTTGCTGAATCATCTTCACCTTCTGTAGACCTGGATCATCCAGCCTCTCAACAGGTAGACCATGCGGAGGAATGTCATCGCCTCCAAGGGCTAGTGAAGAAACTGAAGAGTGAGAGGAAGGCACTTCAGAATCTCCTACTCAATAAAGA GTTGGATATCAAGCAGTTACTGCAGGCTAAGGCTGAAgtggagctggagctgcagaagtggCAGAGTAAGATGGAAGAAAAGAGTACACAAGAGCAGACTTTAAG TGAGGAAATCCAGAACCTGACACAGAAAGTAGGGAAACTGGACTCAAAattggaggaagagaagaggcaaACAGCAGAAGATACAATGGAAAAGCTTAATAAG TCTTCACCAGTCTGCATGGTTAAAGGCAAAGAAGATCACAGGAAGGAACAAGCAGCCAAAATCATCCAGAGACAGTGGAAGATGTACCGAAACAAG aaagaagaaattgctCTGGATGAG GCAGTTGTTATGCTTCAGGCAGCTTTCAGAGGACATTTAGCACGACAGAAACTGTTACCGAATAACGGGATGCATGATGCAAAATCTCACAACAAG ATCTGCATGTCTCCTGTGTCAGACTCCTTGAGCTTGTCTTCTGCTTGTGAGGAGAAAGATGAGATTGCAACATTTATCCAGTCCATTTTCAGGGCTCACTTAGCACGCACGGTACTGCTTGAGGAGAG GCCCTCTGTGTCCAGTGTGCCAAGTGAGAAAGCAGATTCTGCAGTTTACATTACAGAGGAGAAACTAGTCTCAGCAGCACTCCAGAGACCTCCTTCAACCTTCATGTCATCTCTTCCTG
- the IQCE gene encoding IQ domain-containing protein E isoform X3, with amino-acid sequence MARGAGEAAAEGELGGDSLSVITCESDTEMKLKKKIFNKPPKSPKSPYSSSTQLYPKKAAVWRSVQGTCSARLESAAVKNPRQMWLGSLKQGMSHPLKSDVDMGHMRTSISSSTPEYLKEALGMKKPKHSRSSSNGYVPGTPDYKEKEDMYDEIIELKKTIQAQKNEGDRMKTKLRRLEEENNRKDKQIEQLLDPSRGAELARALSEKKTDNGWVVSGLKQKILKLEQQCKEKDNTINKFQADMKTTNLEEMRMAMETYYEEVHRLQLLLAKSESMRKNTEGRDTQNRLKALKAAVVRLSRNIKELQNENRRLKEDLDHVLGSSPPSNKTKSYSEWSRQRLVRRISELEKKVCAMENTRVSSAGTESSQLLAESSSPSVDLDHPASQQVDHAEECHRLQGLVKKLKSERKALQNLLLNKELDIKQLLQAKAEVELELQKWQSKMEEKSTQEQTLSEEIQNLTQKVGKLDSKLEEEKRQTAEDTMEKLNKSSPVCMVKGKEDHRKEQAAKIIQRQWKMYRNKKEEIALDEAVVMLQAAFRGHLARQKLLPNNGMHDAKSHNKICMSPVSDSLSLSSACEEKDEIATFIQSIFRAHLARTVLLEERPSVSSVPSEKADSAVYITEEKLVSAALQRPPSTFMSSLPARPSEKQSQPTLPQSVDEAHSDDSDDIVIVSSLLQMKKNYTHF; translated from the exons ATGGCCCGCGGGGCTGGCGAGGCGGCCGCGGAGGGGGAGCTG GGAGGTGACAGCCTGTCTGTGATAACCTGTGAATCAGATACAGAAATG aagttaaagaagaaaatttttaacaAGCCTCCAAAGTCACCAA AGTCTCCATACAGCTCTAGCACACAACTGTATCCTAAAAAAGCTGCAGTTTGGCGATCTGTGCAGGGAACATGCAGTGCACGTCTTGAGAGTGCAGCTGTAAAAAACCCAAGGCAGATGTGGCTGGGATCACTGAAACAAG GAATGAGCCATCCTCTGAAATCAGATGTTGACATGGGGCATATGCGAACTAGCATTTCTAGTAGCACTCCGGAATATTTGAAGGAAGCTCTAGGAATGAAGAAGCCAAAACATTCTCGTTCTTCTAGTAATG GCTACGTTCCTGGAACTCCTGActacaaggaaaaagaagatatGTATGATGAAATTATAGAGCTGAAAAAG ACAATACAAGCTCAGAAAAATGAGGGAGATCGCATGAAAACTAAGCTACGTCGACTAGAAGAAGAGAACAATAGAAAGGATAAACAGATTGAGCAACTGTTGGATCCCTCCAGG GGCGCTGAGCTGGCACGAGCTTTGTCAGAAAAGAAGACTGATAATGGATGG GTGGTTAGTGGGTTAAAGCAGAAGATTCTCAAGCTAGAACAACAGTGCAAGGAGAAAGACAACACTATTAA CAAATTCCAGGCAGACATGAAGACCACTAATTTGGAAGAAATGAGGATGGCTATGGAAACCTACTATGAAGAG GTTCATCGTCTCCAACTTCTCCTGGCAAAATCTGAGTCTATGAGGAAAAA TACAGAGGGCAGAGATACCCAAAACCGACTAAAGGCACTGAAGGCTGCTGTCGTGAGATTATCCAGGAACATCAAGGAGTTGCAGAATGAGAATCGGAGGCTGAAGGAAGATCTAGATCACGTACTGGGCAGTTCTCCTCCttccaataaaacaaaaa GTTATAGTGAGTGGAGCAGACAGAGGCTGGTGAGACGTATTTCAGAACTAGAAAAA AAAGTGTGTGCCATGGAGAACACCAGGGTATCATCTGCAGGTACTGAATCATCACAGTTACTTGCTGAATCATCTTCACCTTCTGTAGACCTGGATCATCCAGCCTCTCAACAGGTAGACCATGCGGAGGAATGTCATCGCCTCCAAGGGCTAGTGAAGAAACTGAAGAGTGAGAGGAAGGCACTTCAGAATCTCCTACTCAATAAAGA GTTGGATATCAAGCAGTTACTGCAGGCTAAGGCTGAAgtggagctggagctgcagaagtggCAGAGTAAGATGGAAGAAAAGAGTACACAAGAGCAGACTTTAAG TGAGGAAATCCAGAACCTGACACAGAAAGTAGGGAAACTGGACTCAAAattggaggaagagaagaggcaaACAGCAGAAGATACAATGGAAAAGCTTAATAAG TCTTCACCAGTCTGCATGGTTAAAGGCAAAGAAGATCACAGGAAGGAACAAGCAGCCAAAATCATCCAGAGACAGTGGAAGATGTACCGAAACAAG aaagaagaaattgctCTGGATGAG GCAGTTGTTATGCTTCAGGCAGCTTTCAGAGGACATTTAGCACGACAGAAACTGTTACCGAATAACGGGATGCATGATGCAAAATCTCACAACAAG ATCTGCATGTCTCCTGTGTCAGACTCCTTGAGCTTGTCTTCTGCTTGTGAGGAGAAAGATGAGATTGCAACATTTATCCAGTCCATTTTCAGGGCTCACTTAGCACGCACGGTACTGCTTGAGGAGAG GCCCTCTGTGTCCAGTGTGCCAAGTGAGAAAGCAGATTCTGCAGTTTACATTACAGAGGAGAAACTAGTCTCAGCAGCACTCCAGAGACCTCCTTCAACCTTCATGTCATCTCTTCCTG